In Sphingobacterium zeae, one genomic interval encodes:
- a CDS encoding helix-turn-helix domain-containing protein: protein MKVVQFTVPVVYQGSICVQEDILPSFYSNYHRHKEIQLTYILKGRGTFMIGNFTHSFEQDEIYIVDADEPHMFKTGEDVKDGIHAIHIFFDYEHFRSFLDFPEFDDVKYFLEHINVSKKLDAEHAVALKEKFVHINSSAGIDRLLSLVKLINFLSKKVDQWTSLYTGIPQKKFSDAEGLRINEIFQYTFQHFGDKISLEDIAAVAHMTPHAFCKYFKKHTRKTYVTFLNEIRIERACKMLIDESSESVSNIAFKTGFNNVVNFNRVFKKITKLSPSEYLQEHRMRD from the coding sequence ATGAAAGTTGTTCAATTTACAGTTCCGGTAGTTTACCAGGGATCTATTTGTGTGCAGGAAGACATTCTGCCTTCATTCTACAGCAATTACCACCGGCACAAGGAAATCCAGCTGACCTATATTTTAAAAGGCCGGGGAACCTTTATGATCGGCAACTTTACGCACAGTTTCGAACAGGATGAAATCTATATTGTGGACGCGGATGAACCGCATATGTTCAAAACGGGAGAGGATGTAAAGGATGGCATACATGCGATCCATATTTTTTTCGACTATGAACATTTTAGATCTTTCTTGGACTTCCCCGAATTTGATGATGTTAAGTATTTTTTGGAACACATCAATGTCAGTAAAAAATTGGATGCGGAACATGCTGTAGCATTAAAAGAAAAGTTTGTACACATCAATTCCAGCGCGGGCATCGATCGGCTGCTGTCGTTGGTAAAGCTGATTAATTTTTTGAGTAAAAAAGTAGATCAATGGACTTCGCTGTATACTGGTATCCCACAAAAGAAGTTTTCAGATGCCGAAGGATTGCGGATCAATGAGATATTCCAATATACTTTTCAGCACTTTGGAGACAAGATTTCCCTGGAAGATATCGCTGCGGTAGCACACATGACACCACATGCGTTTTGTAAGTATTTTAAGAAGCATACCCGGAAAACCTATGTTACTTTTCTCAATGAAATCCGAATTGAACGCGCCTGCAAAATGTTGATTGATGAATCTTCGGAGAGCGTTTCAAACATCGCATTTAAGACGGGATTCAATAATGTTGTGAATTTTAATCGGGTATTCAAAAAAATAACCAAACTCTCGCCGAGCGAATACCTGCAGGAACACCGCATGCGCGACTAG
- a CDS encoding glycine--tRNA ligase, with protein MSKQTDDFFKSVVSHAKEYGFVFQSSEIYDGLSAVYDYGQLGSELKNNLKTYWWKSMVQLNENIVGIDAAIFMHPTTWKASGHVDGFNDPMIDNKDSKKRYRADQLIEDKIARYEADGKTTEATALLESLNTALNADDLAALKSIIEEHNIVCPVSGTKNWTEVRQFNLMFATQMGAMADGADQVYLRPETAQGIFVNFLNVQKTGRMKIPFGIAQIGKAFRNEVIARQFIMRMREFEQMEMQFFCRPGTELEWYNKWKETRLKWHLALGFDPSNYRYHDHDKLAHYANAAVDIEFNFPFGFKEVEGIHSRTDFDLKQHQEFSKKKMQYFDPEINQNYIPYVIETSIGLDRLFLTVLCNALVTEDLSTEEKQDSRVVLKFPPALAPVKAAILPLTKKDGLPEKAREILNTLKLDYNVQYDEKDAIGKRYRRQDAIGTPICITVDYDSLQDNTVTIRHRDTMAQERVAIADLEKIINDLAGWNTMLKKLI; from the coding sequence GGGTTCGGAACTAAAAAACAACCTCAAAACTTATTGGTGGAAATCCATGGTGCAGTTGAACGAGAACATTGTTGGTATCGATGCCGCAATTTTTATGCACCCCACAACATGGAAAGCCTCGGGTCACGTCGATGGTTTCAACGATCCGATGATCGACAATAAAGATTCAAAAAAACGTTACCGTGCAGATCAATTGATCGAAGATAAAATTGCGCGTTATGAAGCTGATGGCAAAACGACTGAAGCAACAGCACTATTAGAGTCGTTGAATACCGCATTGAATGCAGACGATCTAGCCGCTCTGAAAAGTATCATTGAAGAACATAACATTGTATGCCCAGTCTCAGGCACCAAAAACTGGACTGAAGTACGCCAATTTAATTTGATGTTTGCAACCCAAATGGGTGCTATGGCTGACGGTGCAGATCAAGTGTACCTTCGTCCTGAAACTGCACAGGGTATTTTCGTAAACTTCCTGAACGTACAAAAAACAGGACGTATGAAAATTCCTTTTGGTATTGCCCAAATTGGTAAAGCTTTCCGGAATGAAGTAATCGCACGTCAGTTTATTATGCGTATGCGCGAATTCGAGCAAATGGAAATGCAATTTTTCTGCCGCCCAGGCACGGAATTGGAATGGTATAACAAATGGAAAGAAACTCGCCTGAAATGGCATTTGGCATTGGGCTTCGATCCTTCCAACTACCGTTACCACGACCACGATAAACTAGCACACTACGCCAATGCGGCTGTTGATATCGAATTCAACTTCCCATTCGGCTTTAAAGAAGTGGAAGGTATCCACTCGCGTACGGATTTTGACCTGAAACAACATCAGGAATTTTCTAAAAAGAAAATGCAATATTTTGATCCAGAGATCAATCAAAACTACATTCCGTATGTGATTGAAACGTCCATCGGATTGGACCGCCTTTTCTTAACTGTATTGTGTAACGCGCTGGTAACGGAAGACCTTTCGACGGAAGAAAAACAAGATTCGCGCGTTGTATTGAAATTTCCTCCAGCATTGGCTCCGGTAAAAGCTGCAATTTTACCATTAACCAAAAAAGATGGTTTGCCAGAGAAAGCACGAGAAATATTGAATACGCTAAAACTGGATTACAATGTTCAGTACGACGAAAAAGATGCTATCGGAAAACGTTATCGCCGTCAGGATGCTATCGGAACGCCGATTTGTATCACAGTTGATTACGATTCTTTGCAAGACAACACTGTCACGATCCGCCATCGCGATACGATGGCACAAGAACGTGTTGCCATTGCCGATCTTGAAAAAATAATAAACGACCTAGCTGGTTGGAATACCATGCTAAAAAAATTAATATAG